The Synchiropus splendidus isolate RoL2022-P1 chromosome 1, RoL_Sspl_1.0, whole genome shotgun sequence genome includes a window with the following:
- the opa1 gene encoding dynamin-like 120 kDa protein, mitochondrial isoform X3 yields the protein MGWTGYTTPTLELLQTAETWHCMKSVFGVSEKLLISVACRTMVTNNMGLRFRIPLQKLHPLSRAIHHRYSANSNPQRPPHRTAARYFTSMSRLPMRQLKPPPGSGGHRYQQQRNFWVARLAARLLRLRYILLGSAVGGGYTAKKTYDEWKDMLPDFSEYNWVIPDFVWELSEQIDFEKLTKALPEMEEIVKLLPDMDKIGENFTFFKSLLSSDASIDSQLKATDSSASAAQDASDKHYKKQGLLGELILIQQQIQRHEEEVRRAAASHSTRPSAPSPPPSPSPPQHKSSDKEKIDQLQEELLRTQLKYQRMLERLEKENKELRKVVLQKDDKGIHQRKIKKSLIDLYSEVLDILSDYDANYNTQDHLPRVVVVGDQSAGKTSVLEMIAQARIFPRGSGEMMTRSPVKVTLSEGPHHVAMFKDSGREFDLTKEEDLAALRHEIELRMRKSVKDGQTVSSETISLSVKGPGIQRMVLVDLPGVISTVTTGMATDTKETIFSISRAYMQNPNAIILCIQDGSVDAERSIVTDLVSQMDPHGKRTIFVLTKVDLAEKNLASPSRIQQIVEGKLFPMKALGYFAVVTGKGSSAESIDSIKDYEEDFFQNSRLLRDGMLKAHQVTTKNLSLAVSDCFWKMVRESVEQQADVFKASRFNLETEWKNNYPRVRELDRNELYEKVKNEILDEVISLSQVTPQHWEAILQKKLWERVSTHVIENIYLPAAQTMDSGTFNTTVDIKLKQWTDKQLPHKALEVAWETLQDEFARFMAEYKGKDQDDIFDKLKEAVKDESIKRHKWNERAMDSLRVIQHNALEDRSITDKPQWDAAIQFMEETLQSRLKDTESVIKDMVGPDWKARWLNWTNRTPEQHIRNETKTELERLLKLHDDHTAYLANDEVTTVRKNLEARNVEVDPVLIKDTWHQLYRRHFLQKALSHCSLCKRGFYYYQRHFVDSELECNDVVLFWRIQRMLVITANTLRQQLTNTEVRRLEKNVKEVLDDFGEDSEKKAQLITGRRVQLAEDLKKVREIQEKLEAFIEALHKEK from the exons ATGGGGTGGACCGGATATACCACACCAACACTGGAGCtgcttcaaacagctgagacatGGCATTGTATGAAGAGCGTTTTTGGTGTGTCAGAAAAACTGCTAATAAG CGTTGCCTGCAGGACCATGGTAACCAACAACATGGGCTTGAGATTTCGGATCCCGCTCCAGAAGTTGCATCCGCTCTCCCGTGCCATCCATCATCGCTACTCAGCGAACTCCAACCCTCAGCGACCACCTCATCGCACGGCAGCCCGATACTTCACCTCCATGTCACGGTTGCCCATGCGGCAGCTTAAACCACCTCCAGGCTCAGGGGGCCATCGCTACCAGCAGCAACGTAACTTCTGGGTGGCTCGTTTGGCCGCCAGATTGTTAAGGCTGAGATACATTTTACTGGGCAGTGCTGTTGGAGGAGGATACACAGCGAAAAAG ACCTACGATGAGTGGAAAGATATGCTACCAGATTTTAGTGAATACAACTGGGTCATTCCTGACTTTGTCTGGGAGCTTAGTGAACAAATCGATTTTG AAAAGCTGACCAAGGCGTTGCCAGAGATGGAGGAAATTGTTAAACTTCTTCCTGACATGGACAAGATCGGCGAGAACTTCACCTTCTTCAAGAGTCTCTTGTCTTCTG atgccTCGATTGATTCCCAGCTGAAGGCAACAGATTCTTCTGCTTCAGCTGCGCAGGACGCCAGCGACAAACATTACAAAAAG CAGGGTCTGCTCGGCGAGCTCATTCTTATTCAGCAACAGATCCAGCGGCACGAGGAGGAGGTCCGGCGGGCCGCTGCCTCCCATAGTACGCGTCCCAGTGCACCCAGTCCACCTCCGAGCCCCAGCCCCCCGCAACATAAG TCATCAGACAAAGAAAAGATCGACCAACTGCAAGAGGAGCTCCTTCGAACCCAG CTCAAGTATCAACGCATGCtggagaggctggagaaggaGAATAAGGAGTTAAGAAAAGTAGTTCTGCAGAAGGACGATAAAGGCATTCACCAAAGGAAAATCAAG AAATCTCTGATTGACTTGTACTCTGAAGTTCTGGACATCCTGTCTGACTATGATGCCAACTACAACACTCAGGACCACCTACCAAGG GTGGTTGTGGTCGGCGATCAGAGTGCTGGGAAGACCAGTGTGCTGGAGATGATTGCACAGgccagaatcttccccaggggCTCTGGTGAGATGATGACCCGCTCTCCCGTTAAG GTCACACTCAGTGAAGGTCCTCACCACGTTGCCATGTTCAAAGACAGTGGCCGAGAATTTGACTTGACAAAGGAGGAGGAT CTGGCTGCTTTGAGACATGAAATTGAGCTGCGGATGAGGAAGAGTGTGAAGGATGGACAGACGGTCAGCTCAGAG ACAATTTCCCTGAGTGTCAAAGGTCCTGGGATCCAGAGGATGGTGCTGGTCGATTTACCAGGTGTCATTAGT ACGGTGACCACAGGGATGGCAACAGACACAAAAGAAACCATCTTCAGTATTAGCAGGGCCTATATGCAGAACCCCAATGCCATCATTCTCTGTATTCAAG atgGCAGTGTAGACGCAGAGAGGAGCATTGTGACCGACTTGGTTAGCCAGATGGACCCCCATGGAAAGAGGACCATTTTTGTTCTGACCAAAGTCGACTTGGCTGAGAAGAACCTGGCCAGCCCAAGCAGG ATTCAGCAGATAGTTGAAGGAAAGCTGTTTCCGATGAAGGCTCTTGGCTACTTTGCTGTAGTGACTGGAAAAG GAAGCAGTGCTGAAAGTATAGACTCCATCAAAGACTATGAGGAGGACTTCTTCCAGAACTCCAGATTACTACG AGATGGCATGTTGAAAGCCCATCAGGTGACCACAAAAAACTTGAGTCTAGCTGTTTCTGACTGCTTCTGGAAGATGGTAAGGgagtcagtggagcagcaggcgGATGTATTTAAAG CGTCACGTTTCAACTTGGAGACGGAGTGGAAGAACAATTACCCTCGTGTCCGTGAGCTTGACAGG AATGAACTTTATGAGAAGGTCAAAAATGAAATCTTGGATGAGGTCATAAGCTTGAGCCAAGTGACACCTCAGCACTG GGAAGCTATCCTGCAAAAGAAACTGTGGGAGCGAGTTTCGACACATGTGATTGAGAACATCTACCTGCCTGCTGCCCAAACAATGGACTCAGGGACTTTCAACACCACTGTCGACATCAAGCTCAAACAGTGGACCGATAAGCAACTTCCACACAAGGCTCTGGAG GTTGCCTGGGAGACATTGCAGGATGAGTTTGCCCGCTTCATGGCTGAGTACAAAGGCAAAGACCAAGACGACATATTTGACAAACTGAAGGAGGCTGTTAAGGATGAGAGCATAAAAAGACACAAGTGGAATGAGAGGGCGATGGACAGCCTG cGGGTGATCCAACACAATGCACTGGAAGATCGATCTATTACAGACAAACCTCAGTGGGATGCAGCGATCCAGTTCATGGAGGAAACTTTGCAATCGCGGCTCAAAGACA CTGAATCCGTAATCAAGGACATGGTCGGTCCTGACTGGAAGGCGAGGTGGCTGAATTGGACCAACAGAACACCAGAGCAG CACATCCGAAACGAAACAAAAACCGAGCTGGAGCGCTTGCTCAAGCTGCACGACGACCACACCGCTTACTTGGCAAATGACGAGGTGACCACGGTGAGAAAAAATTTGGAGGCTCGCAACGTCGAAGTTGACCCTGTACTG ATCAAAGACACGTGGCATCAGCTTTATCGAAGGCACTTTTTGCAGAAAGCTTTGTCTCACTGCAGCCTCTGCAAAAGAGGTTTCTACTACTACCAGAGGCATTTTGTCGACTCTGAG TTGGAGTGCAATGATGTGGTCCTGTTCTGGAGAATCCAGAGGATGCTGGTCATCACAGCCAATACTCTACGACAGCAACTCACCAACACTGAAG TCCGTCGGTTGGAGAAAAACGTCAAAGAGGTGCTGGATGATTTTGGAGAAGACTCTGAGAAGAAGGCTCAGCTCATCACTGGTCGCAGAGTTCAACTAGCTGAGGATCTCA
- the opa1 gene encoding dynamin-like 120 kDa protein, mitochondrial isoform X2, which translates to MGWTGYTTPTLELLQTAETWHCMKSVFGVSEKLLISVACRTMVTNNMGLRFRIPLQKLHPLSRAIHHRYSANSNPQRPPHRTAARYFTSMSRLPMRQLKPPPGSGGHRYQQQRNFWVARLAARLLRLRYILLGSAVGGGYTAKKTYDEWKDMLPDFSEYNWVIPDFVWELSEQIDFEKLTKALPEMEEIVKLLPDMDKIGENFTFFKSLLSSGVSLGSEVKGASGLHLLLDASIDSQLKATDSSASAAQDASDKHYKKGLLGELILIQQQIQRHEEEVRRAAASHSTRPSAPSPPPSPSPPQHKSSDKEKIDQLQEELLRTQLKYQRMLERLEKENKELRKVVLQKDDKGIHQRKIKKSLIDLYSEVLDILSDYDANYNTQDHLPRVVVVGDQSAGKTSVLEMIAQARIFPRGSGEMMTRSPVKVTLSEGPHHVAMFKDSGREFDLTKEEDLAALRHEIELRMRKSVKDGQTVSSETISLSVKGPGIQRMVLVDLPGVISTVTTGMATDTKETIFSISRAYMQNPNAIILCIQDGSVDAERSIVTDLVSQMDPHGKRTIFVLTKVDLAEKNLASPSRIQQIVEGKLFPMKALGYFAVVTGKGSSAESIDSIKDYEEDFFQNSRLLRDGMLKAHQVTTKNLSLAVSDCFWKMVRESVEQQADVFKASRFNLETEWKNNYPRVRELDRNELYEKVKNEILDEVISLSQVTPQHWEAILQKKLWERVSTHVIENIYLPAAQTMDSGTFNTTVDIKLKQWTDKQLPHKALEVAWETLQDEFARFMAEYKGKDQDDIFDKLKEAVKDESIKRHKWNERAMDSLRVIQHNALEDRSITDKPQWDAAIQFMEETLQSRLKDTESVIKDMVGPDWKARWLNWTNRTPEQHIRNETKTELERLLKLHDDHTAYLANDEVTTVRKNLEARNVEVDPVLIKDTWHQLYRRHFLQKALSHCSLCKRGFYYYQRHFVDSELECNDVVLFWRIQRMLVITANTLRQQLTNTEVRRLEKNVKEVLDDFGEDSEKKAQLITGRRVQLAEDLKKVREIQEKLEAFIEALHKEK; encoded by the exons ATGGGGTGGACCGGATATACCACACCAACACTGGAGCtgcttcaaacagctgagacatGGCATTGTATGAAGAGCGTTTTTGGTGTGTCAGAAAAACTGCTAATAAG CGTTGCCTGCAGGACCATGGTAACCAACAACATGGGCTTGAGATTTCGGATCCCGCTCCAGAAGTTGCATCCGCTCTCCCGTGCCATCCATCATCGCTACTCAGCGAACTCCAACCCTCAGCGACCACCTCATCGCACGGCAGCCCGATACTTCACCTCCATGTCACGGTTGCCCATGCGGCAGCTTAAACCACCTCCAGGCTCAGGGGGCCATCGCTACCAGCAGCAACGTAACTTCTGGGTGGCTCGTTTGGCCGCCAGATTGTTAAGGCTGAGATACATTTTACTGGGCAGTGCTGTTGGAGGAGGATACACAGCGAAAAAG ACCTACGATGAGTGGAAAGATATGCTACCAGATTTTAGTGAATACAACTGGGTCATTCCTGACTTTGTCTGGGAGCTTAGTGAACAAATCGATTTTG AAAAGCTGACCAAGGCGTTGCCAGAGATGGAGGAAATTGTTAAACTTCTTCCTGACATGGACAAGATCGGCGAGAACTTCACCTTCTTCAAGAGTCTCTTGTCTTCTG GTGTGAGTTTGGGTAGTGAAGTCAAAGGAGCTTCTGGTCTACATCTGTTGTTAG atgccTCGATTGATTCCCAGCTGAAGGCAACAGATTCTTCTGCTTCAGCTGCGCAGGACGCCAGCGACAAACATTACAAAAAG GGTCTGCTCGGCGAGCTCATTCTTATTCAGCAACAGATCCAGCGGCACGAGGAGGAGGTCCGGCGGGCCGCTGCCTCCCATAGTACGCGTCCCAGTGCACCCAGTCCACCTCCGAGCCCCAGCCCCCCGCAACATAAG TCATCAGACAAAGAAAAGATCGACCAACTGCAAGAGGAGCTCCTTCGAACCCAG CTCAAGTATCAACGCATGCtggagaggctggagaaggaGAATAAGGAGTTAAGAAAAGTAGTTCTGCAGAAGGACGATAAAGGCATTCACCAAAGGAAAATCAAG AAATCTCTGATTGACTTGTACTCTGAAGTTCTGGACATCCTGTCTGACTATGATGCCAACTACAACACTCAGGACCACCTACCAAGG GTGGTTGTGGTCGGCGATCAGAGTGCTGGGAAGACCAGTGTGCTGGAGATGATTGCACAGgccagaatcttccccaggggCTCTGGTGAGATGATGACCCGCTCTCCCGTTAAG GTCACACTCAGTGAAGGTCCTCACCACGTTGCCATGTTCAAAGACAGTGGCCGAGAATTTGACTTGACAAAGGAGGAGGAT CTGGCTGCTTTGAGACATGAAATTGAGCTGCGGATGAGGAAGAGTGTGAAGGATGGACAGACGGTCAGCTCAGAG ACAATTTCCCTGAGTGTCAAAGGTCCTGGGATCCAGAGGATGGTGCTGGTCGATTTACCAGGTGTCATTAGT ACGGTGACCACAGGGATGGCAACAGACACAAAAGAAACCATCTTCAGTATTAGCAGGGCCTATATGCAGAACCCCAATGCCATCATTCTCTGTATTCAAG atgGCAGTGTAGACGCAGAGAGGAGCATTGTGACCGACTTGGTTAGCCAGATGGACCCCCATGGAAAGAGGACCATTTTTGTTCTGACCAAAGTCGACTTGGCTGAGAAGAACCTGGCCAGCCCAAGCAGG ATTCAGCAGATAGTTGAAGGAAAGCTGTTTCCGATGAAGGCTCTTGGCTACTTTGCTGTAGTGACTGGAAAAG GAAGCAGTGCTGAAAGTATAGACTCCATCAAAGACTATGAGGAGGACTTCTTCCAGAACTCCAGATTACTACG AGATGGCATGTTGAAAGCCCATCAGGTGACCACAAAAAACTTGAGTCTAGCTGTTTCTGACTGCTTCTGGAAGATGGTAAGGgagtcagtggagcagcaggcgGATGTATTTAAAG CGTCACGTTTCAACTTGGAGACGGAGTGGAAGAACAATTACCCTCGTGTCCGTGAGCTTGACAGG AATGAACTTTATGAGAAGGTCAAAAATGAAATCTTGGATGAGGTCATAAGCTTGAGCCAAGTGACACCTCAGCACTG GGAAGCTATCCTGCAAAAGAAACTGTGGGAGCGAGTTTCGACACATGTGATTGAGAACATCTACCTGCCTGCTGCCCAAACAATGGACTCAGGGACTTTCAACACCACTGTCGACATCAAGCTCAAACAGTGGACCGATAAGCAACTTCCACACAAGGCTCTGGAG GTTGCCTGGGAGACATTGCAGGATGAGTTTGCCCGCTTCATGGCTGAGTACAAAGGCAAAGACCAAGACGACATATTTGACAAACTGAAGGAGGCTGTTAAGGATGAGAGCATAAAAAGACACAAGTGGAATGAGAGGGCGATGGACAGCCTG cGGGTGATCCAACACAATGCACTGGAAGATCGATCTATTACAGACAAACCTCAGTGGGATGCAGCGATCCAGTTCATGGAGGAAACTTTGCAATCGCGGCTCAAAGACA CTGAATCCGTAATCAAGGACATGGTCGGTCCTGACTGGAAGGCGAGGTGGCTGAATTGGACCAACAGAACACCAGAGCAG CACATCCGAAACGAAACAAAAACCGAGCTGGAGCGCTTGCTCAAGCTGCACGACGACCACACCGCTTACTTGGCAAATGACGAGGTGACCACGGTGAGAAAAAATTTGGAGGCTCGCAACGTCGAAGTTGACCCTGTACTG ATCAAAGACACGTGGCATCAGCTTTATCGAAGGCACTTTTTGCAGAAAGCTTTGTCTCACTGCAGCCTCTGCAAAAGAGGTTTCTACTACTACCAGAGGCATTTTGTCGACTCTGAG TTGGAGTGCAATGATGTGGTCCTGTTCTGGAGAATCCAGAGGATGCTGGTCATCACAGCCAATACTCTACGACAGCAACTCACCAACACTGAAG TCCGTCGGTTGGAGAAAAACGTCAAAGAGGTGCTGGATGATTTTGGAGAAGACTCTGAGAAGAAGGCTCAGCTCATCACTGGTCGCAGAGTTCAACTAGCTGAGGATCTCA